The following coding sequences lie in one Terriglobia bacterium genomic window:
- the ccsA gene encoding cytochrome c biogenesis protein CcsA: MNQPRHGHFDAALWALLLISMTLALYMALIGAPRADAKALWDLQRIFYFHVPSGIMGLTAFAVNFVASLMYLIRKDRKWDSLALSAAEIGVMFFTIVLVTGPIWAKPAWLRWWTWQPRLTSSLVLWILYLAYMLLRSYLSDPERRAMISAIFGIIAFLDAPIVWFSIRWAATNPKFRGSHPEAMLETGGLDRAMWPAFLTCLAAFAILLVYLIRRRFFLESARLEAERLERMANLAR, from the coding sequence ATGAATCAGCCAAGACACGGGCATTTCGATGCCGCCTTATGGGCACTCCTCCTGATCAGCATGACCCTGGCTCTCTATATGGCATTGATTGGAGCGCCACGCGCGGACGCGAAAGCACTGTGGGATCTCCAGCGCATTTTCTACTTTCATGTTCCGTCGGGGATTATGGGGTTGACCGCATTCGCGGTGAATTTCGTCGCTTCCCTGATGTACCTGATCAGGAAGGACCGCAAGTGGGACAGCCTTGCACTCTCGGCGGCGGAAATCGGAGTGATGTTCTTCACCATTGTCCTGGTGACCGGGCCGATCTGGGCCAAGCCTGCCTGGCTTCGCTGGTGGACGTGGCAGCCGCGATTGACCTCGTCGCTGGTTCTCTGGATCCTCTATCTTGCTTACATGCTATTGCGCAGTTATCTTTCGGATCCCGAGAGAAGAGCGATGATTTCGGCGATCTTCGGGATTATTGCCTTTCTCGACGCCCCAATCGTCTGGTTTTCCATCCGTTGGGCGGCAACCAATCCCAAGTTTCGCGGTTCACACCCGGAGGCGATGTTGGAGACAGGAGGGCTGGATCGTGCCATGTGGCCAGCGTTTCTGACGTGCCTCGCAGCCTTTGCGATACTGCTCGTGTACCTGATTCGCCGTCGCTTCTTCCTGGAGTCGGCGCGCCTGGAGGCGGAGCGGCTCGAACGCATGGCGAACCTGGCACGCTGA
- a CDS encoding heme exporter protein CcmB, with translation MLGKVWAVFRKDLLIELRTKDSLNAMLFFGIVVLVVFNFALEAASDSIRDAVPGVLWVAFVFSGTLGLNRMFASEKENSCLQGLLMVPMDRGIIYLGKMLASVVFMLIAEVVIFMFALIFFNLTVWAEIPYLILVFFIGTLGFTGVGTLLSAIAVNTKLREVLLPLILFPVVLPILINAVEATNVILNTGDYRALKLPLTFMSAFTIIFGTLAYLLFDFVLED, from the coding sequence ATGCTGGGCAAAGTCTGGGCGGTCTTCCGCAAGGACCTACTCATCGAGTTGCGGACGAAGGACTCGCTCAATGCCATGCTGTTCTTCGGCATCGTGGTCCTGGTGGTCTTCAACTTCGCGCTCGAGGCGGCAAGCGACTCGATCCGCGATGCGGTGCCGGGCGTGCTTTGGGTGGCCTTCGTTTTTTCGGGAACTCTCGGGCTAAATCGAATGTTTGCCTCGGAAAAAGAAAACAGCTGCCTGCAGGGATTACTGATGGTGCCGATGGATCGCGGGATCATCTATCTTGGGAAGATGCTGGCGTCCGTGGTCTTCATGTTGATTGCGGAGGTTGTTATCTTCATGTTTGCCCTGATTTTCTTCAATCTGACCGTATGGGCTGAGATCCCCTATCTCATTCTGGTATTCTTTATTGGTACTCTCGGTTTTACGGGGGTGGGAACCCTCTTGTCGGCGATTGCGGTTAATACCAAACTGCGGGAAGTGTTGCTTCCTCTAATCCTCTTTCCGGTGGTCCTGCCCATCCTCATTAATGCGGTCGAGGCGACAAACGTCATTCTCAATACTGGGGATTATCGGGCTTTGAAGCTCCCCCTGACGTTCATGTCCGCCTTCACGATCATATTTGGTACACTTGCGTATCTGCTTTTCGATTTTGTTCTGGAGGATTAA
- a CDS encoding cytochrome c-type biogenesis protein CcmH, with translation MKRTASTFLLLGLLVLPLWAQAPRDISKEYKEACDRLVCQCGCNEQLSVCAMQNCSSATPMRAEVRGRLLKGERVDAIVESFVARYGKKVLSAPTMKGFDITAWIMPFLIFCLGIVVVSRIVVRMVRPIPATEQAPLAVDPRVEQELKDFEEES, from the coding sequence ATGAAAAGGACGGCAAGCACGTTCCTGCTGCTTGGTCTCCTGGTCTTGCCGCTTTGGGCGCAGGCGCCGAGAGACATAAGCAAGGAGTACAAGGAAGCCTGCGACCGGCTCGTCTGCCAGTGCGGCTGCAATGAGCAGCTCAGTGTCTGCGCCATGCAGAACTGCAGCTCGGCCACCCCGATGCGCGCCGAGGTCCGCGGCCGGCTGCTGAAGGGTGAACGCGTGGACGCCATTGTGGAAAGCTTCGTCGCCCGTTATGGCAAGAAAGTGCTTTCGGCCCCCACGATGAAGGGCTTCGACATCACGGCCTGGATCATGCCATTTCTGATCTTTTGCCTGGGCATCGTCGTGGTGAGCCGGATTGTCGTGCGCATGGTGAGGCCCATTCCGGCTACGGAACAGGCCCCCCTTGCGGTCGACCCCAGGGTCGAGCAGGAACTCAAGGATTTTGAAGAGGAGAGTTGA
- a CDS encoding cytochrome c maturation protein CcmE, whose product MSGPRLKFVVGGVVIVGALIWLGFTGYQESKAYYITVDEFHAMQGALQGKTVKVAGDVVEGSIDRGRKPMEFVISNQSTTLRVRYVGKDVIPDTFKDGSKAVVEGNIGQDGVFQARRIEAKCASKYEAEYEKRVK is encoded by the coding sequence ATGAGCGGTCCTAGACTGAAGTTTGTGGTGGGCGGAGTCGTGATTGTGGGAGCCCTGATCTGGCTGGGTTTCACCGGCTATCAGGAGAGCAAAGCCTACTACATCACCGTCGATGAGTTCCATGCCATGCAAGGCGCGCTTCAGGGAAAGACGGTCAAAGTCGCCGGGGATGTGGTCGAGGGCTCGATCGATCGGGGTAGGAAGCCGATGGAGTTCGTCATCAGCAATCAAAGCACAACACTGCGGGTCCGGTATGTCGGCAAGGACGTGATTCCCGACACTTTCAAGGATGGATCAAAGGCCGTTGTTGAGGGGAATATCGGCCAGGATGGTGTTTTTCAAGCCCGCCGTATTGAGGCGAAGTGCGCTTCCAAGTACGAGGCAGAGTACGAGAAAAGGGTCAAATAA
- the ccmA gene encoding heme ABC exporter ATP-binding protein CcmA, with the protein MAEMIEVRGLAKYFGRFSALRDLSITVSQGQFIALFGRNGAGKTTFLRILAGLSRASAGSVKIQAARPGSQGARGITGYLSHNTALYLDLTALENLRFYARLLDLASNDADLEERIARVGLAGRAREPVRNYSRGMQQRLAIARAFLHDPGVLLLDEPFTGLDREGTEFLRTYLSEARTRGKTCLMAIHDAPLGYALADRLVVIEKGVVALDLPRQSGSLDEFQNHYRALTEGR; encoded by the coding sequence ATGGCTGAAATGATTGAAGTGCGGGGGTTGGCGAAATATTTCGGGCGCTTCTCGGCCCTGCGTGATTTGTCCATCACCGTTTCCCAGGGGCAATTCATCGCGCTATTCGGCCGCAACGGTGCCGGCAAGACCACATTCCTCAGAATCCTGGCGGGGCTGTCCCGCGCCTCGGCAGGCTCGGTCAAAATTCAAGCGGCCAGGCCCGGCAGCCAGGGTGCACGCGGAATCACCGGCTATCTCTCGCACAACACCGCACTCTATCTGGATCTGACGGCACTCGAAAACCTGCGCTTCTACGCCCGACTCCTCGACCTCGCCAGCAACGACGCGGACCTGGAAGAGCGCATCGCGCGCGTGGGGCTGGCCGGGCGCGCGCGCGAGCCTGTGCGCAACTACTCACGCGGTATGCAACAGCGCCTGGCGATCGCGCGTGCATTCCTGCACGATCCCGGCGTCCTGCTGCTGGATGAGCCGTTCACCGGCTTGGACCGTGAGGGGACCGAATTTTTGAGAACCTACTTGAGTGAAGCCCGCACGCGCGGCAAGACTTGCCTCATGGCCATCCACGATGCTCCCCTTGGCTATGCTTTGGCGGACCGTCTGGTCGTGATCGAAAAGGGTGTGGTGGCGCTGGATCTGCCCCGGCAGTCCGGCAGTCTCGATGAGTTCCAAAATCACTACCGGGCACTCACGGAGGGGCGCTGA
- a CDS encoding PAS domain S-box protein, giving the protein MDFGESPKDRLAEELESLRKQIAELKGMVLESIPAAGTRTQLSEASRRALERMKVEIETQIGFVPPFLDPVADVPEILASLWQQMRSSYLKNPIPPLTKEKLFARLSRSCPVSYAILAHSCGLKRLGMHAGEILRWLELPAPASEEDLGTFFARFASTPRPLSGWPEPGSPLEEALLHCSIYLFLNPERSARCRDELRGFLGPANYARLNAFLVYVRQHHIWLEAYPEPAQDKDEVIRTNLRPMLEEEPRLAPFLRGYYEEQPPWRPAATADAATGKEESLLPLILEQGPFGIAILDPDYRIMKANQALCRLLGYAEQELEALSLPAITHPQDVSPCIHVIDQVLSGARARARVEQRCLKQTKEFVWVELTAAAVRGEDGSPLYSMVFVEDISDRKQAEETLVREKQIAERVLHDSQDGIFAFDRDLVCSLWNPAMERIFGIKEGDAVGHVIFDVFPFLAETGDDKYLLEALRGETVTVRNRPFRIEATGKEGFCDAYYGPLFDAAAKVSGGIAFVQDITERRNAEESRRATEDRYLELFENANDIVYTHDLEGRFTSVNKAAERITGYARAEALRMKASDLVAPEHLKTVCKMIERQVAGESPAPYEIDVICKDGRRVALEVSTHIITRDGKPVGVQGIARDITERKKTEEALQQAKHNLEAWVHELEQRTREMTLLSEMGDMLRACLTTEEAYMVIVRVAQQIFPVQVGALYVISPARNLVEAVAVWGESSLVERAFAPDECWALRRGRVHWVEDSGVGLLCKHLHHPPPEGYLCVPMMAQSEALGILHLTQPPNARLTEAKQRLALAMAEHIGMALSNLKLHETLRSQSIRDPLTGLFNRRFMEESLELELRRAARNRRPLGVIMLEVDNYQDQCRAFGEDAENAILLEIGGLLQTIIRKEDIACRFGAEKFAVILPQGSLEITAQRAESLREMIRNLEIRHRGRQLGHVTASAGIAGFPEHGRTVETIMRAADAALQRARQEGGDRIVTAQ; this is encoded by the coding sequence ATGGACTTCGGGGAAAGTCCCAAGGACCGACTGGCCGAGGAATTGGAATCGCTTCGGAAGCAGATTGCCGAGCTCAAGGGTATGGTGCTCGAGTCTATTCCTGCCGCAGGGACGCGCACGCAGCTGTCCGAAGCCTCGAGGCGAGCGCTGGAGCGGATGAAGGTGGAAATCGAGACCCAGATCGGCTTCGTCCCGCCCTTTCTTGATCCCGTAGCGGATGTGCCGGAAATCCTCGCCTCGCTCTGGCAACAGATGCGCTCCTCCTACTTGAAAAACCCTATTCCTCCCTTGACCAAGGAGAAGCTCTTCGCCCGCCTTTCCCGCTCTTGCCCGGTTTCTTATGCCATATTGGCGCATAGCTGCGGCCTCAAACGCCTGGGGATGCACGCAGGGGAGATCCTGCGGTGGCTCGAGCTGCCGGCGCCGGCATCGGAAGAGGATCTCGGGACATTCTTTGCCCGTTTTGCCTCCACCCCCCGCCCTTTGTCCGGCTGGCCAGAGCCTGGCTCGCCGCTCGAGGAGGCGCTGCTGCACTGTTCGATCTACCTCTTTCTCAATCCGGAGAGGAGCGCACGATGCCGGGATGAGTTGCGTGGGTTTCTGGGGCCCGCCAATTACGCCCGGCTCAACGCGTTTCTCGTTTATGTGCGACAGCACCATATCTGGCTGGAGGCCTACCCAGAGCCGGCCCAGGATAAGGATGAGGTCATCCGAACGAATCTGCGCCCCATGTTGGAGGAGGAGCCGCGCCTGGCCCCATTCCTGCGGGGCTATTATGAGGAGCAGCCGCCCTGGCGGCCGGCCGCCACAGCCGACGCGGCGACCGGCAAAGAGGAATCGCTGCTGCCCCTAATCCTGGAGCAGGGGCCTTTTGGCATAGCCATTCTGGACCCCGACTACCGGATCATGAAAGCCAACCAGGCGCTCTGCCGGTTGCTGGGCTACGCGGAGCAGGAACTGGAGGCTCTCAGCCTCCCTGCCATCACTCACCCGCAGGACGTCAGCCCCTGCATTCACGTCATCGATCAGGTCCTGAGCGGTGCCCGTGCGCGTGCGCGGGTGGAGCAACGCTGCCTGAAACAGACGAAAGAGTTTGTCTGGGTCGAGTTGACGGCTGCCGCCGTTCGCGGCGAAGACGGCAGCCCGCTCTACAGCATGGTTTTTGTCGAGGATATCAGCGACCGCAAGCAGGCGGAAGAGACGCTGGTCAGGGAAAAGCAGATCGCCGAAAGGGTCTTGCACGACAGCCAGGACGGCATTTTTGCCTTTGATCGCGACCTGGTCTGTTCACTCTGGAATCCTGCAATGGAACGGATATTCGGCATCAAAGAAGGGGATGCCGTCGGCCACGTCATTTTTGACGTCTTTCCATTCCTGGCGGAGACCGGGGACGACAAGTATCTGCTGGAGGCTCTCAGGGGCGAGACGGTGACGGTCCGGAACCGCCCCTTTCGCATCGAAGCAACGGGCAAAGAGGGGTTCTGCGACGCCTATTACGGCCCCTTGTTTGATGCCGCCGCAAAGGTCAGCGGTGGTATCGCCTTTGTTCAGGACATTACGGAGCGCAGAAACGCAGAGGAGAGCCGGCGCGCCACCGAGGATCGCTACCTGGAGCTGTTCGAGAACGCCAACGATATCGTCTATACCCATGACCTCGAGGGTCGATTCACTTCCGTCAACAAGGCTGCCGAGCGCATCACGGGATACGCGCGCGCCGAGGCTCTTCGGATGAAGGCAAGCGATCTGGTGGCTCCCGAGCATCTCAAGACTGTCTGCAAGATGATCGAGCGGCAGGTTGCGGGAGAGAGCCCGGCGCCCTACGAGATCGATGTCATTTGCAAGGACGGCCGGCGTGTGGCGCTCGAGGTCAGTACTCACATCATCACCCGCGACGGCAAGCCGGTGGGCGTACAGGGCATCGCCCGCGACATCACCGAGAGAAAAAAAACCGAGGAGGCGCTCCAGCAGGCCAAGCATAACCTCGAGGCCTGGGTGCACGAACTCGAGCAACGCACGCGTGAGATGACCCTGCTCAGCGAGATGGGCGATATGCTGCGCGCCTGCCTTACTACCGAAGAGGCCTACATGGTCATCGTCCGGGTGGCGCAGCAGATCTTCCCCGTCCAGGTGGGAGCGCTGTACGTCATTTCGCCTGCCCGCAATCTCGTCGAGGCCGTGGCTGTGTGGGGCGAATCTTCACTCGTCGAGCGTGCCTTCGCCCCGGACGAGTGCTGGGCCTTGCGCCGCGGCCGGGTTCACTGGGTGGAGGACTCCGGCGTCGGCCTCCTGTGCAAGCACCTGCACCATCCACCTCCCGAAGGCTACCTGTGCGTGCCCATGATGGCTCAGAGCGAAGCGCTCGGGATCCTGCACCTCACCCAGCCTCCAAACGCCCGCCTCACCGAGGCAAAGCAGCGCCTGGCCCTGGCCATGGCCGAACATATCGGAATGGCCCTATCCAACCTCAAGCTGCACGAGACCCTGCGCAGCCAGTCGATCCGCGATCCGCTCACGGGCCTCTTCAACCGGCGTTTCATGGAAGAGTCGCTCGAGCTCGAGCTGCGACGGGCAGCCCGCAACCGGCGCCCCCTCGGCGTGATCATGCTCGAAGTCGACAACTATCAGGACCAGTGCCGGGCCTTCGGCGAGGACGCTGAAAACGCCATCCTGCTCGAGATCGGCGGCCTTCTGCAGACCATCATCCGCAAGGAAGACATCGCATGCCGCTTCGGCGCCGAGAAGTTCGCGGTCATCCTGCCCCAGGGAAGCCTCGAAATTACGGCGCAGAGGGCGGAGAGCCTGCGCGAGATGATCAGGAATCTCGAGATCCGGCATCGCGGCCGCCAGCTCGGCCATGTCACGGCATCCGCCGGCATCGCCGGATTCCCGGAGCACGGACGAACCGTCGAGACCATCATGCGGGCGGCTGATGCCGCCCTCCAGCGCGCCAGACAGGAAGGCGGCGACCGCATAGTCACCGCGCAATAA
- a CDS encoding heme lyase CcmF/NrfE family subunit, protein MSEFGNFCLLLALVLAVYALLSSLLGAVRKQHRIVRSAERAALAACVSITLATASMLYLLITSDFSVSHVASASNRDLPLFYKIAALWGAHDGSMLLWVFVTSIFSGAVIYQNRYRYRDMMPYVIAVLMLNLSFFLALNLFLSNPFNQLMQVNADGSMFRYIPADGRGLNPLLQYWAMVIHPPILYLGFIGFVVPFAFASAALITRQLGDSWIRTTRRWTLLTWLFLGTGLILGAKWAYVVLGWGGYWGWDPVENSSLMPWLIATAFLHSVIIQERKGMLKVWNMILVLMCYLLGVFGTFITRSGVVSSVHAFADSSLGRYFVLYMGLVALGTLCLIIDRLPYLKSERPLDSVLSRESAFLFNNLILVVACLTVLWGTMFPVLSELLQGSKITVGPPFFNRVNIPIGLFLLFLTGVGPLFAWRKTSIESLKKAFFWPGILSAASCAALLAAGMREFYTVGCFTLCVFVTVTIFEEFYKATRIRARIKGENFLVAITRLTLKNKRRYGGYVVHFGVVLTFIGLAGNAFNREVSQTMIPGDELKIGDYTLKLTGYKEGETPNYVYGVTMLDAYKDGKFLRTMKPEKRSYKTGEGQTTTEVSLRSTPKEDLYTVFNGVSNDGRGYEIKAHVNPLVFWVWFGSAVMVFGTLITLLPDRKGAFGTPQLSLGRSAAFEESMKLK, encoded by the coding sequence ATGAGTGAGTTCGGCAACTTCTGTCTGTTGCTTGCCCTGGTTCTCGCCGTCTATGCTTTGCTCTCCTCGCTTTTGGGCGCGGTGCGCAAGCAACATCGCATCGTGCGCAGCGCCGAGCGCGCCGCTCTGGCTGCCTGCGTGAGCATCACGCTCGCAACTGCGAGCATGCTGTATCTCCTGATCACCAGCGATTTCTCCGTATCCCACGTCGCCAGCGCCAGCAACCGGGATCTGCCGCTCTTTTACAAGATCGCGGCGCTCTGGGGCGCGCACGACGGTTCGATGTTGCTGTGGGTGTTCGTCACCTCGATCTTCAGCGGGGCGGTTATTTACCAGAATCGGTACCGCTATCGCGACATGATGCCATACGTGATCGCGGTACTGATGCTGAACCTGTCGTTCTTCCTGGCATTGAATCTCTTCCTGTCCAATCCCTTCAACCAGCTCATGCAGGTCAACGCCGACGGCAGCATGTTCAGATACATTCCAGCCGACGGCCGGGGGCTCAATCCTCTGCTGCAATACTGGGCGATGGTGATTCACCCGCCGATCCTGTATCTGGGGTTCATCGGCTTCGTCGTGCCGTTCGCCTTTGCCTCGGCAGCGCTGATCACCCGCCAGCTTGGCGATTCCTGGATCCGCACGACCCGGCGCTGGACTTTGCTCACCTGGCTGTTCCTGGGAACCGGCCTCATTCTTGGGGCCAAGTGGGCTTACGTGGTGCTCGGATGGGGGGGATACTGGGGATGGGATCCGGTTGAGAACTCCTCTCTCATGCCCTGGCTGATCGCGACGGCCTTCCTGCACTCGGTGATCATCCAGGAGCGCAAGGGGATGCTGAAGGTCTGGAACATGATCCTGGTGTTGATGTGCTATCTGCTGGGTGTCTTTGGCACCTTCATTACCCGCAGCGGCGTTGTGAGTTCGGTCCACGCCTTTGCGGACTCGTCTTTGGGCCGGTACTTCGTCCTCTACATGGGCCTGGTGGCGCTGGGCACTCTCTGTCTGATCATCGATCGTCTCCCTTACCTCAAGAGCGAGCGGCCCCTCGACTCCGTGCTCTCGCGCGAGAGCGCCTTCCTGTTCAACAATCTCATTCTCGTCGTGGCATGCCTCACTGTGCTGTGGGGAACAATGTTCCCGGTTCTCTCGGAGTTGCTACAGGGCAGCAAGATTACTGTGGGGCCGCCGTTCTTCAACAGGGTGAACATTCCGATCGGACTGTTCCTGCTGTTCCTGACGGGCGTAGGACCACTCTTCGCCTGGCGCAAGACATCGATCGAGAGCCTGAAGAAGGCTTTTTTCTGGCCCGGAATCCTGTCGGCTGCATCCTGTGCGGCGCTGCTGGCGGCGGGGATGCGCGAATTCTACACGGTGGGCTGTTTCACGCTCTGCGTATTTGTGACGGTGACTATCTTCGAGGAGTTCTACAAGGCCACCCGCATCCGCGCCAGGATTAAGGGCGAGAACTTTCTCGTCGCCATCACCCGGCTCACGCTGAAGAACAAGAGGCGTTACGGCGGCTATGTCGTTCACTTCGGCGTCGTACTTACCTTCATTGGCCTCGCCGGCAACGCGTTCAACCGGGAGGTCAGCCAGACGATGATCCCTGGTGACGAATTGAAGATCGGCGACTACACGTTGAAGCTGACCGGCTATAAAGAGGGCGAAACCCCGAATTATGTGTACGGCGTGACGATGCTGGATGCGTACAAGGACGGGAAGTTCCTGCGCACCATGAAGCCGGAGAAGCGTTCCTACAAGACCGGTGAGGGGCAGACCACAACCGAGGTGTCGCTGCGGAGCACGCCCAAAGAGGATTTGTACACCGTGTTCAACGGCGTCTCCAACGACGGCCGCGGGTATGAAATCAAGGCGCACGTCAATCCGCTCGTCTTCTGGGTCTGGTTCGGGTCGGCGGTGATGGTTTTCGGCACGCTGATAACGCTGCTTCCCGACCGCAAAGGCGCATTTGGCACGCCGCAGCTCTCTCTGGGCCGGAGCGCGGCCTTCGAAGAGAGCATGAAGCTGAAGTAG
- a CDS encoding CcmD family protein, whose product MGTVNTMNYLFAAYTAIWIILAVYLFSIQSREKQLRAELQSLRELVERQSAGKR is encoded by the coding sequence ATGGGAACAGTCAACACCATGAATTACCTCTTTGCGGCCTACACGGCCATCTGGATCATTCTCGCCGTCTACCTCTTCTCGATCCAGTCCCGGGAAAAGCAGCTGCGCGCAGAACTCCAGAGCTTGCGCGAGCTCGTGGAGCGGCAGTCGGCAGGCAAGCGATAA
- a CDS encoding oligopeptide transporter, OPT family, which translates to MASTSPQPLAEFTLKAVLAGIVLGIVFGAANAYLGLRVGLTVSASIPAAVMTVAIFKLFGARGTILEANISQTIGSASTALATGTIYTIPALFLWGMIPPYFEMVALCFLGGVLGLAAMIPLRRLLIVEAHDELPYPEGTACAVVLRATTAGASGSAWIFRGMAVGALIKILVSLAFLLPNAVSVAIPVLPHAELALELAPALLGVGFILGYRQSGVLVAGSLVSSLVLIPLISWIGSGLAAPLYPETQRLISAMTTNDIWARYVRYIGAGAVATAGILTVLRGLPTMVGAFAAVVRGIRRAGSSVAAGIVPSTERDLPGSFVIGTIVTVVAVAALVPGIFAGGMGLLPRTICALGVGIFGMLFVAVAARIVGIVGVTSQPTSGIALITLLGVASVFAAAGWTSGAARAAVLTVGTIVAIAASKAGDISQDLKTGYLVGATPARQQFGQVIGASFACWAVAGTVLLLGTAYTFGSRDLAAPQATLMKTIVEGVLAGQLPWGLVLSGGGVALSGILCGVSGLAFAIGVYLPLSTMASIYVGGCVRALVDRRRKGAAKNESDPGVLAASGLVAGEGLAGVFIAGLVAANVASKSMDPRIPGLAGALLAVAALLLIGLFLYRGALSVARANNNL; encoded by the coding sequence ATGGCCTCTACCAGTCCTCAGCCTCTGGCGGAATTCACTCTGAAGGCCGTTTTGGCCGGGATTGTGCTCGGGATCGTATTTGGCGCCGCCAACGCCTATCTCGGATTGCGTGTCGGCCTGACGGTCTCGGCATCGATTCCGGCTGCCGTCATGACTGTGGCGATCTTCAAGCTTTTTGGCGCCAGGGGTACCATACTCGAAGCCAACATCTCGCAGACCATCGGCTCGGCATCGACGGCGCTCGCCACCGGCACGATCTACACCATCCCTGCCCTTTTCCTCTGGGGCATGATCCCCCCCTATTTCGAGATGGTCGCGCTTTGCTTCCTGGGCGGCGTTCTCGGGCTGGCGGCCATGATCCCATTGCGGCGGCTGCTCATCGTGGAAGCACACGATGAATTGCCCTACCCGGAAGGGACCGCGTGCGCAGTCGTCCTGAGGGCGACAACGGCAGGCGCCTCCGGGAGCGCCTGGATTTTCCGGGGCATGGCTGTGGGCGCACTCATCAAGATCCTCGTCTCGCTCGCATTCCTGCTCCCCAATGCTGTCAGCGTTGCCATTCCCGTGCTGCCGCACGCCGAGCTTGCTCTCGAACTGGCGCCTGCGCTCCTGGGCGTCGGATTCATCCTGGGCTATCGGCAGTCAGGAGTGCTTGTGGCCGGCTCCCTGGTGTCATCGCTGGTTCTGATCCCGCTGATCTCGTGGATCGGCAGCGGGCTGGCGGCGCCGCTGTATCCGGAAACCCAGCGGCTTATCTCGGCAATGACCACGAATGACATCTGGGCGCGCTATGTGCGATACATCGGTGCGGGTGCCGTAGCCACCGCGGGGATTCTCACCGTGCTTCGCGGTCTTCCGACCATGGTGGGTGCATTCGCAGCAGTGGTGCGCGGCATCCGGAGGGCCGGCAGCTCAGTGGCTGCCGGCATCGTACCCAGCACGGAACGCGACCTGCCGGGAAGCTTCGTGATCGGTACGATCGTCACCGTTGTGGCGGTCGCCGCGCTTGTGCCCGGGATCTTTGCCGGAGGGATGGGACTGTTGCCGCGTACGATCTGTGCGTTAGGTGTCGGCATTTTCGGCATGCTGTTTGTTGCGGTTGCGGCGCGCATCGTAGGCATCGTAGGTGTAACCTCGCAACCGACTTCGGGCATCGCGCTGATCACCCTTCTTGGTGTCGCATCGGTGTTTGCCGCCGCCGGCTGGACGAGCGGGGCGGCGCGAGCCGCAGTGTTGACCGTCGGCACGATTGTCGCGATTGCCGCTTCCAAGGCCGGGGATATCTCCCAGGATCTGAAGACGGGATATCTGGTCGGCGCAACGCCGGCGCGCCAGCAATTCGGACAGGTTATCGGCGCATCCTTTGCGTGTTGGGCAGTGGCCGGCACAGTGCTCCTTCTGGGAACGGCTTATACATTCGGATCCCGGGATCTGGCCGCACCCCAGGCCACTCTAATGAAAACCATCGTGGAAGGAGTGCTCGCCGGCCAGCTTCCGTGGGGCCTCGTGCTCTCAGGCGGCGGGGTGGCGCTCTCAGGAATTTTGTGCGGAGTGTCCGGGCTCGCGTTTGCCATCGGCGTCTATCTGCCCCTTTCGACCATGGCATCGATTTACGTGGGCGGCTGCGTGCGCGCGCTCGTGGATCGCCGCCGGAAAGGCGCGGCCAAAAATGAAAGCGATCCCGGGGTCCTGGCTGCTTCCGGCCTGGTTGCGGGCGAAGGATTGGCTGGCGTCTTTATCGCAGGGCTGGTCGCGGCCAATGTCGCTTCCAAATCGATGGATCCGCGCATCCCCGGCCTTGCGGGAGCACTGCTCGCAGTCGCGGCTCTGCTGCTGATCGGCCTCTTCCTCTACCGCGGCGCCCTGAGTGTGGCGCGGGCAAACAACAACCTCTAA